Proteins encoded by one window of Arabidopsis thaliana chromosome 2, partial sequence:
- the ANNAT3 gene encoding annexin 3 (annexin 3 (ANNAT3); FUNCTIONS IN: calcium-dependent phospholipid binding, calcium ion binding; INVOLVED IN: response to water deprivation, response to salt stress, response to cold, response to heat; LOCATED IN: vacuole, cell surface; EXPRESSED IN: 21 plant structures; EXPRESSED DURING: 8 growth stages; CONTAINS InterPro DOMAIN/s: Annexin like protein (InterPro:IPR015472), Annexin repeat (InterPro:IPR018502), Annexin repeat, conserved site (InterPro:IPR018252), Annexin (InterPro:IPR001464); BEST Arabidopsis thaliana protein match is: annexin 8 (TAIR:AT5G12380.1); Has 3905 Blast hits to 2209 proteins in 203 species: Archae - 0; Bacteria - 0; Metazoa - 3079; Fungi - 145; Plants - 448; Viruses - 0; Other Eukaryotes - 233 (source: NCBI BLink).) produces MATIRVPNEVPSPAQDSETLKQAIRGWGTDEKAIIRVLGQRDQSQRRKIRESFREIYGKDLIDVLSSELSGDFMKAVVSWTYDPAERDARLVNKILNKEKKKKSLENLKVIVEISCTTSPNHLIAVRKAYCSLFDSSLEEHIASSLPFPLAKLLVTLASTFRYDKDRTDAEVATIEAAMLREAIEKKQLDHDHVLYILGTRSIYQLRETFVAYKKNYGVTIDKDVDGCPGDADLRSLLKVAIFCIDTPEKHFAKVVRDSIEGFGTDEDSLTRAIVTRAEIDLMKVRGEYFNMYNTSMDNAITGDISGDYKDFIITLLGSKI; encoded by the exons ATGGCCACCATTAGAGTACCAAACGAAGTTCCTTCTCCAGCTCAGGATTCTGAAACTCTCAAACAAGCTATTCGCG GATGGGGAACAGATGAGAAGGCGATTATACGAGTTTTAGGGCAAAGAGACCAGAGCCAGAGAAGGAAGATTAGAGAAAGTTTTAGAGAGATTTATGGCAAAGATCTTATCGATGTTCTATCCTCCGAACTGTCTGGTGATTTCATG AAAGCTGTGGTTTCGTGGACGTATGATCCAGCAGAGAGAGACGCAAGGCTTGTGAACAAGATTTtgaacaaggagaagaagaagaaaagcttagAGAATTTGAAGGTTATAGTAGAGATCTCTTGCACGACTTCCCCAAACCATTTGATTGCTGTGAGGAAAGCTTATTGTTCACTCTTTGACTCTTCTCTTGAAGAACacattgcttcttctctgcCTTTTCCTCTTGCAAAG TTACTGGTGACATTGGCAAGTACATTCAGATATGACAAAGATAGGACTGATGCAGAAGTAGCTACTATTGAGGCGGCTATGCTACGTGAAGCCATAGAGAAGAAACAATTAGATCATGACCATGTCCTGTACATATTAGGAACGCGTAGTATCTATCAGCTCAGAGAAACTTTTGTTGCTTACAAGAAGAATTATGGGGTCACAATTGATAAG GATGTTGATGGATGTCCAGGAGATGCTGATCTGAGAAGTCTATTGAAGGTGGCAATCTTTTGTATTGATACTCCTGAGAAACACTTTGCAAAG GTGGTAAGAGATTCGATTGAGGGTTTTGGAACAGATGAGGATTCGTTGACGAGGGCGATTGTGACGCGTGCAGAGATCGATTTGATGAAAGTAAGAGGAGAGTATTTCAACATGTATAATACAAGCATGGACAATGCTATTACTGGTGATATTTCTGGAGACTACAAGGACTTCATTATCACCTTACTTGGATCCAAAATCTGA